A region from the Eptesicus fuscus isolate TK198812 chromosome 1, DD_ASM_mEF_20220401, whole genome shotgun sequence genome encodes:
- the SLC25A14 gene encoding brain mitochondrial carrier protein 1 isoform X2 — MSGLNWKPFVYGGLASIVAEFGTFPVDLTKTRLQVQGQSIDARFKEIKYRGMFHALFRIYKEEGILALYSGIAPALLRQASYGTIKIGIYQSLKKLFVERLEDETLLINMICGVVSGVISSTIANPTDVLKIRMQAQGSLFQGSMIGSFIDIYQQEGTKGLWRGVVPTAQRAAIVVGVELPVYDITKKHLILSGVMGDTILTHFVSSFTCGLAGALASNPVDVVRTRMMNQRAIVGHVDLYKGTLDGILKGK, encoded by the exons GAACTTTTCCTGTGGACCTAACTAAAACTCGACTGCAGGTTCAAGGCCAAAGCATTGATGCCCGCTTCAAAGAGATAAAATACCGAGGAATGTTTCATGCCTTGTTCCGAATTTATAAAGAAGAAGGTATATTGGCTTTGTATTCAGG AATTGCTCCTGCTTTACTAAGACAGGCATCATATGGCACCATTAAAATTGGCATTTATCAAAGCTTGAAGAAATTATTTGTAGAACGTTTAGAAG atgaaactCTTCTAATTAATATGATCTGTGGGGTAGTGTCAGGAGTGATATCTTCCACTATAGCCAATCCCACCGATGTACTAAAG ATTCGAATGCAGGCTCAGGGAAGCTTGTTCCAAGGCAGCATGATTGGCAGCTTCATTGATATATATCAGCAAGAAGGTACCAAGGGCCTGTGGAGG GGTGTCGTTCCAACTGCTCAGCGGGCTGCTATCGTTGTGGGAGTAGAGCTACCAGTCTATGATATTACGAAGAAGCACTTAATATTGTCAGGGGTGATGGGAGACACAATTTTAACTCACTTTGT ttcCAGTTTTACATGTGGCTTGGCTGGGGCTCTGGCTTCTAATCCAGTTGATGTGGTTCGAACTCGCATGATGAACCAGAGGGCAATCGTGGGACATGTGGACCTCTACAAGGGTACTTTGGATGGTATTTTAAAG gggaaataa
- the SLC25A14 gene encoding brain mitochondrial carrier protein 1 isoform X1, producing MSGLNWKPFVYGGLASIVAEFGTFPVDLTKTRLQVQGQSIDARFKEIKYRGMFHALFRIYKEEGILALYSGIAPALLRQASYGTIKIGIYQSLKKLFVERLEDETLLINMICGVVSGVISSTIANPTDVLKIRMQAQGSLFQGSMIGSFIDIYQQEGTKGLWRGVVPTAQRAAIVVGVELPVYDITKKHLILSGVMGDTILTHFVSSFTCGLAGALASNPVDVVRTRMMNQRAIVGHVDLYKGTLDGILKMWKHEGFFALYKGFWPNWLRLGPWNIIFFITYEQLKRLQI from the exons GAACTTTTCCTGTGGACCTAACTAAAACTCGACTGCAGGTTCAAGGCCAAAGCATTGATGCCCGCTTCAAAGAGATAAAATACCGAGGAATGTTTCATGCCTTGTTCCGAATTTATAAAGAAGAAGGTATATTGGCTTTGTATTCAGG AATTGCTCCTGCTTTACTAAGACAGGCATCATATGGCACCATTAAAATTGGCATTTATCAAAGCTTGAAGAAATTATTTGTAGAACGTTTAGAAG atgaaactCTTCTAATTAATATGATCTGTGGGGTAGTGTCAGGAGTGATATCTTCCACTATAGCCAATCCCACCGATGTACTAAAG ATTCGAATGCAGGCTCAGGGAAGCTTGTTCCAAGGCAGCATGATTGGCAGCTTCATTGATATATATCAGCAAGAAGGTACCAAGGGCCTGTGGAGG GGTGTCGTTCCAACTGCTCAGCGGGCTGCTATCGTTGTGGGAGTAGAGCTACCAGTCTATGATATTACGAAGAAGCACTTAATATTGTCAGGGGTGATGGGAGACACAATTTTAACTCACTTTGT ttcCAGTTTTACATGTGGCTTGGCTGGGGCTCTGGCTTCTAATCCAGTTGATGTGGTTCGAACTCGCATGATGAACCAGAGGGCAATCGTGGGACATGTGGACCTCTACAAGGGTACTTTGGATGGTATTTTAAAG ATGTGGAAACACGAGGGCTTTTTTGCACTCTATAAAGGATTTTGGCCAAACTGGCTTCGACTTGGACCCTGGAACATCATT TTTTTTATCACATATGAGCAGCTTAAGAGACTTCAGATCTAA